GACCGTTCATGAAGTATTCATGGCCGGAAGCATACGGTTTGCCTTCCGGGTTCGGCGCATCTGGTAACGTTGGCACTTTCGATATAAAGTTGATGACGTCCATACGGAAACCGTCGATTCCTTTATCCAGCCAGAATTTCATCATGTCATAGATTTCCCGGCGCAACTTCGGATTTTCCCAGTTGAGATCCGGCTGCTTTTTCGAGAAGAGATGTAGGAAATACTCTTCTGTCGCCTCATCATATTCCCAGGCAGAACCGCTAAAGACAGATTCCCAGTTATTCGGCTCTTTACCGTCTTTTCCTTCACGCCATATATAATAATCACGATATGGATGATCCTTTGATTTCCTCGATTCCACAAACCAGCCATGCTCATCGGAAGAGTGATTCACCACTAGATCCATCACAAGCTTTATGCCACGGTTATGCATTTCTCCGAGCATTTCCTCCCAATCAGCCATCGTGCCGAATTCATCCATAATCTTTTTATAGTCACTAATGTCATATCCATTATCATCATTCGGGGATTCGTAGACAGGGGATAACCATATCACATCAATACCCAGTTTTTTTAAATAATCCAATTTAGAGATGATTCCTTTGATATCCCCTACGCCATCACCATTGCTATCCATGAAACTGCGAGGGTAAATTTGATAGACGACCGATTCTTTCCACCATTTCTTTGTCATATGTGTTTTCCTCCTGTTCAGAATCAAGCAAGCGCTTTCTGCAACCGCTTGCACAAATCGTTAAAAAAATATCACATTTCTTCATAAAGTTTTCTCATTTTACTTTTATAATAATATCATACTATAATTTGATAGAATATACGTAGAAAGGAATTCTATATGAATAAAAAAGCAGATTCTCTGTTATTCCTGGCTTGGGCCTCTTCCCTGGTCGCCACGATGGGGAGTTTATATTTCTCTGAAATCATGAAATATGAGCCATGTGAATTATGCTGGTATCAGCGGATATTAATGTATCCGATGGTGATTTTATTAGGAGTGGCTTATGTACGCAAAGATTTTAAAGCGGCATTATATTCTACAATTTTTTCCGGCATCGGCCTTCTCATTTCCATTTATCATTACTCTATCCAAAAAGTTTCGATCCTGACTGAAAGTGCCCCAGCCTGCGGACGCGTTCCTTGTACAGGTGAATACATCAACCTGTTCGGTTTTATCACGATTCCGTTTCTTGCACTCTTGGGGTTCATCATCATCTTCATTTCAAGTGTGATCGTCTTAAGAGCTATAAAGGAGGAAAACTAGATTGAAAAAAATCATCATATTCCTGGTGGCGATCGTCGGATTATTCGCAGCCATCGCCATTGTCACAAGCGTCCAGAACAGTCAAAAAGCCGAGGGAAATAAGTTCAAAAAAGCGAAACTCGACCCTGCGACCGTTGAATTGCTGGATGATCCGAACTATCAAAACGTCATCCTTCCCGAAGAGCTGGAAGAGAAATTAAAGAATAAAGAAGAAGCGACCGTATACTTCTACAGTTCTACTTGTATCCATTGTAAAAGAACCACACCCACCCTCGCACCTCTTGCCGAAGATATGGGAGTCGACATGGTTCAGTACAATCTCCTTGAATTCGAACAGGGCTGGGATCAATACGGAATCGAAGCCACCCCTACACTCGTCCATTATGAAAATGGAAAAGAAGTGGCGAGAATTGTAGGAGAACATCCTAAAGAAGATTTCAAGGCATTTTTCAAAGAGAATGTAAAATCAGAATAAAAAAAGAGGGGCTGACTTTTCCACGAGTCAGCCCCTTTCAAGTGAGGAGGAATTTCAAGATGAAGATACGTTGTATCTTCAAGATTAACTTATTACTTGCTATTTTCCCCTCACACGAACCTTTCAAACATGCTAATGTGAATTTTCTAAAGTATCTAACTATTAAGGACGTGATATAGCCTACACAAGCAACTGGTTATCTGCTCTCGAATAGATGCTCAGATTATGCTTACAGTCCGATTCTTCCGTAAATTGATCATACGATAAAGGGAAGAACATGCCAAAGCTTTGAAGGATCCCGGCATTATGATAGAACATATCTTCATATAGTTCTTCTTTTGAGCCGCTTTCAACAATGGAAATCAGTGTTTGCAGGCTTGAGATCACTTGAAATGCTTCCTTCAAAGTCCCGAAATATTCAAAGTTCCTCGTCGTCGTATGTAATACTTGCATATCATCGAATTGTTCGATTTCATCATCTGTGAAATAATCAGGGAAAATAGTACAATACATGTACTGTATAAGCTCTTGAATTTTATCTTCCTGTTCATGTGTTGATGCTAGTAAAACTTTCACCATCATAGCCCACCTTTGTAACGGTTGTAATCTCTCTGTAATAGATATATTAAGGATAACATAGAAGTAGAACCAACAGCGTGGTAATTATACCCATGAATTGGGTTGAATAGGTGCTATGGTAGGATTAAATACCCATAAGAGTATAAGATATTTGTCATTTAAAGGGGTTTTTTGATGAAAACACGGAAAATAGGCGAACGATTCGACCTAGTCATTCCAAATGATTGGAAAAATGTAACGATTGAAACAATTCTTAGAAAACACTGGCAGGCTCCTAAGAAACTGGTTCATTCCATGAGGATGGACGGTGATGTCAAAGTAAATGGAGAGTTGATTTCATGGACTTCCCCACTCTCACAAGGAGATATTCTACAGATTCGACTATTCAAGGAAGTCGAATACGATGTTCCCCCGACCTACGGGGAGTTAGACGTCTTGTTTGAAGATGAACATCTGATTGTGGTCAATAAACCTGCCGGGATCGATACCCATCCAAATACTCCTGATGAAACGGATACCCTGGCCAACCTTGTCGCTTTCCATCATCAGGCAAATGGTGAGAGATGCCGCGTGTTGCACATCCATCGGTTGGATCGCGATACGTCCGGAGCAATCATCTTCGCCAAGCATCCATTAAGTAAAGCGATCCTTGACCGCCTTCTTGCCGAAAGACAAATCAAGCGTACCTATCATGCCCTCGTTCACGGTCGATTGAAGCAGAAAAAAGGCACCATTTCAGAACCGATCGGGAGAGACCGTCATCACAATACGAGAAGAAGGGTTTCGCCATCCGGTCAGGATGCAGTCACCCATTATAAAGTAATGGAAGTCAGGAATCCATATACACTCATCGAAGTACAGCTTGATACCGGACGTACACACCAAATCCGTGTACATATGAGTCACATCGGTCACCCCCTGGCTGGTGACACATTATATGGGGGAAAACCGGTATTCACCAGGCAGGCACTGCATGCAGCCCAAATTTCGTTTCCACATCCGCTGACGGGGGAACGGATTGAATGTAAGGCTGAATGCCATGATGATATTGGGTTGTAATGGATTAAATTTAAGGGAAAGTCTGTAAACGCAAAAAAAGACCAGGTCACTCAAAACTACGAGTGACCTGGTCTTTTTATTATTATTTCAATCCATTTTTCACCGCTTCAGCGATTTGAATCGTACGGCGGGTTTGGTGTTTCACAGCAGGTTCGACAGACTCGACCATATTGCCTTCCCCATCGACCGTTACACTCGTACCGTATGGATTGCCTCCAGTTGTAAAGCTTGATTGGTCTGTGTATCCAGGTGCGGCGATGATGGCACCCCAGTGCATCATGGTTGTGTACAGAGCCAGAACCGTTTGCTCCTGTCCACCGTGTGAGTTGCTTGCAGATGATGTGGCGCTCACTACTTTGTTAGCCAGTTTACCATTGAACCAAAGGCCTCCAGTCGTATCAAGGAACGCTTTGACCTGAGAAGGCACATTTCCGAATCTGGTTGGGACGTTGAATAAATAAGCGTCTGCCCATTCTAGATCATCAAGGGTCGCTACAGGCACCGTATCTTTTGTTTCATTGTAGTGCTTTTCCCATGCCGGGTTGGAAGCAATCGCTCCTTCTGGTGCAGTCTCTTCAAAACGAAGTAATTTCACTTCTGCCCCTGCTTCTTTCGCAGCTTCTTCAGCCCATTTCGCCATCTGATAGTTTGTTCCTGTTGAACTGTAATACATGATTGCCAATTTTACATAAGACATAAAACCTCTCCTTTAAATATGTTTTTTTATATAGTAAATAGGTGAAACACAGATTCAGATTGCATATAAATCCATTAAGCAAATAATAGTGCATCTATTGAAAAGCTCCCTGCTCCGACGAGGGCTACCCCTAGTGCTACAACAATGAGCATCACATTATATTCTGTCCCATTTTCTGTTGCCCAATAACCGTTTGCACCGTGAACTTTCACGATGGCCACAATCATTGTACCTATGATGAGCAGTGCTCCTAATGGCGTAAGGAAGCCTGCGGCAAACAATAACCCTCCTGCTACTTCGGATATCCCTGCAAGTAATGCCATCGTTCTTCCCGGCTTGATTCCAATGGACTCAAAGAAACCTCCCGTGCCCTGTACACCATGACCTCCGAACCATCCAAATAATTTCTGTGTTCCGTGGGCAGCGAATGTCAATCCCACTACTAAACGAATAACCAATAAACCGAACGCAGCCAATGCTGTCATCTTTTTTCCTCCTTCATGTTTTCCCTTCGAGATTCACCTTCAAACATTTCAAATTCAATTATTCTTACGTCAATTATCTTGAATGTGAGATATATAATTAAAAAAATAAGCCAAGTTATCTCGAATATGATTATTTTGATTTCGAGATAATTGTATAATACTCTTCTCCTCTCTGTCAATAACTATTTTCAACATTAATTAAAAATGGGTTGGAGCAAGAAAAAAAGAGGTCCGTCCCTTTTCTTTGGAGGGACGGACCTCTTTGTATTATCGATTAAAAATCGAAGTTGTCTGGATCTGGACCAAAACGTTCGTCCAGATTCAGTTGGTTGATTTGATTCATTTCTTCCAGTGAAAGTTCGAAGTTGAACAGATCTGCATTTTCTTTGATGCGGTTTTCATGAACTGACTTTGGAATGATGATGACATCATTCTGAAGATGCCAGCGCAGAATCACCTGTGCAGCAGACTTTTCATGCTTTTCTGCAATGTGGTTTAATGTAGGTTCATCCAGTACACGCCCTTGAGCGATTGGTGACCACGCTTCGACTGCGATATTGTGTGAAGCACAGAATTCTCGTATTTTCTCCTGGTTCAGACGGGGATGTAACTCGATTTGATTTAATACAGGCTTTTCATTGCCGTTTTTCATCAAATCTTCAAGATGATGCTGATGGAAGTTACTTACACCGATTGATTTGATCAATCCTTCGCCATGAAGTCTCTCCATTGCTTTCCATGTATCATTGTACTTTCCTTCCACCGGCCAGTGAATGAGATACATGTCCAGGTAATCCATCTCCAGCTTCTTCAGGCTCGTTTCAAATGCCTTTAAAGTCGTATCGTAGCCTTGATCACTATTCCACACTTTCGAAGTGATGAACAGGTCCTCTCTCGCTACTCCACCTTCTTTCACCCCTTGTCCTACGCTTTCTTCATTATCATAGATCGCGGCGGTATCGATGGAACGGTATCCGGACTGAATCGCTGTACGGACTGCCTGTACCGTCTCAGACGGATCTTTCATTTGGTAAACTCCTAAACCGACATAAGGAATTTCGATCCCGTTATGTAGTGTCTTCGTGCTTTGTAAGTTTTTCAACATATTGCATCCCTCCTGACTCATTATTTTACAAAGTTAAACGCCAGAAAGCTAATTTTATGATTCCGGAGTATTCTATGAGAGTAAAAAGGTCCGTCCCTCGGTTTTGAGGGACGGACCTTTTCTTCTACATTGCCTATTGACCGATAAATTGTTCTCGTTTCTTCCCTATGAATGCAAGTTTATGAAGGGGACGTGTCATGGCAACGTACTGGAGCTTGATGTCGAGTTCGTTTTCCCGGTTGAATGACTCTTCCACCGCAGCGATGATGACCACGTCAAACTCGAGTCCCTTCGAGAGATAGGAAGGAACGACGACAATCTGATCTTTCGGGATCGATTCCTGTTCTTCCAACAGCTTCACTTTCCCGGGCTGCCTCTCTTGAAGGATTTCGCTTATTTCCACACAGTCCTTCATGCTTTTCCCAATGACGGCGAAGGTTTGGAATCCTTCTTTCCGTCCAGAATCCACTTTATTCTCAATGAAGGAAGCTAGTTCATCCACATCCACATACTCATCAAAGCTCGGAGCATCTCCGTGTCGCACCACCGGATTCACTTTCGGAAAATCATAGGGCAGGAGACTCAGCAGTTTATTCGCTTCCTCCATGATTTCGATTGTCGTACGGTAGCTTTTTTGAAGCTCGGTGTACGTCGCCCTCGGAAAGATGTCCCGGTAGACCGGTTCCCAGGATTGAAGACCCCGGTATGAGTGAATCCCTTGAGCGAGATCCCCGACCAGTGTGAACATGTCGGTCTCAAGTGCCCGCTTCAATGAATAGAGCTGCATGTAACTATAATCCTGTGCTTCATCTATAACGATATTTTTTGCTTTATGAAATTTATCGATTCCGAACAAATGGGATTGCAAGTATAGGAGAATGGCCAAATCCTCTACTTCATACTGCTTTTTCTTCGCATATTTCAACGTGTACTGACAGAGCTGTTCTGCCTGTCTCCCGCTGAGCTCCCCCTTCGAGTAGGAAGCAAGGCGCACGGGATCCGAAAACAACTCAATGAAATATTGATGCAGATTCTTCTTTTCAAACTGCTTCATGTATCCATTGACACTTGTACGTATTGCTTTCTTGATCTCATCCACACGCTCGATTTTCTTATCCAATGCTTTCGAGACATATTCCTTTCGGTTCCCTGCCTTGGAACGTTCAAAGAGTGCGGTTTCGATCCGCTCATCAAAGAATTTCTCGACCTTCTCAACCATTTGCTTTTTGTTCGAGCGGACATAGCTTTGAAGGAGTGACTTCAGCTTATCCATCCGGCGATAGATTGGCATATACGTATATTCCTCTTTGAAAAGGTGAGTGAACCTTTTGGCGGTGTAGAGCTTGTATTTATCCACATAGAAGTCCTTTGAGGTATAAAAGCGCTGTTCGACTTCTTCTATATAATGCTCGAGAATTCTCCTGAATGCTTTAGATCCTTTGAATCCAGATATCCATGATGCAGTCTCTACTTTTTCATCATGGGTCTCGATCAACTGGATGAGCTTATGATCTTCTACAATCGTAAGCTTCTTTTCTAAGCAGGTCATGACATAATCCGTGAATGTCGTTTGCCTTACCCGCTCCACTCCAAGTTCCGGCAGCGCTTCCGAAATATAGTCAATGAACAAATTACTCGGGGCCAGAATCATCAGTTGCCTCGGATCAAAGTGCTGTTTGTAGTTATAAATAAAATAAGAAATCCGGTGAAGGGCAATGGTTGTTTTTCCACTTCCCGCCGCCCCCTGTACAATGATCGGCTTGTTCAGGTCGGCCCGGATGATCCGGTTCTGTTCCTCCTGGATGGTGGAAATGATTTCGGTCAAACGGTTACTTGAGCTTTTGGCTAAAGAATCCTGAAGCAGTTCATCCGTGGTCGTTAAGTCAATATCGCGAATTTCTTCCAGGAGTCCATCCTCGATCATGTATTGGCGCTTCAGGGATAAATCTCCCTCGTACGTTTCACCTTCAGCCTCGTACGAGACATCGCCGATCCTTCCTTCGTAGTACAGGTTTGCGATGG
The DNA window shown above is from Rossellomorea vietnamensis and carries:
- a CDS encoding disulfide oxidoreductase: MNKKADSLLFLAWASSLVATMGSLYFSEIMKYEPCELCWYQRILMYPMVILLGVAYVRKDFKAALYSTIFSGIGLLISIYHYSIQKVSILTESAPACGRVPCTGEYINLFGFITIPFLALLGFIIIFISSVIVLRAIKEEN
- a CDS encoding thioredoxin family protein, with the protein product MKKIIIFLVAIVGLFAAIAIVTSVQNSQKAEGNKFKKAKLDPATVELLDDPNYQNVILPEELEEKLKNKEEATVYFYSSTCIHCKRTTPTLAPLAEDMGVDMVQYNLLEFEQGWDQYGIEATPTLVHYENGKEVARIVGEHPKEDFKAFFKENVKSE
- a CDS encoding DUF5365 family protein; this translates as MKVLLASTHEQEDKIQELIQYMYCTIFPDYFTDDEIEQFDDMQVLHTTTRNFEYFGTLKEAFQVISSLQTLISIVESGSKEELYEDMFYHNAGILQSFGMFFPLSYDQFTEESDCKHNLSIYSRADNQLLV
- a CDS encoding RluA family pseudouridine synthase; protein product: MKTRKIGERFDLVIPNDWKNVTIETILRKHWQAPKKLVHSMRMDGDVKVNGELISWTSPLSQGDILQIRLFKEVEYDVPPTYGELDVLFEDEHLIVVNKPAGIDTHPNTPDETDTLANLVAFHHQANGERCRVLHIHRLDRDTSGAIIFAKHPLSKAILDRLLAERQIKRTYHALVHGRLKQKKGTISEPIGRDRHHNTRRRVSPSGQDAVTHYKVMEVRNPYTLIEVQLDTGRTHQIRVHMSHIGHPLAGDTLYGGKPVFTRQALHAAQISFPHPLTGERIECKAECHDDIGL
- the wrbA gene encoding NAD(P)H:quinone oxidoreductase type IV — its product is MSYVKLAIMYYSSTGTNYQMAKWAEEAAKEAGAEVKLLRFEETAPEGAIASNPAWEKHYNETKDTVPVATLDDLEWADAYLFNVPTRFGNVPSQVKAFLDTTGGLWFNGKLANKVVSATSSASNSHGGQEQTVLALYTTMMHWGAIIAAPGYTDQSSFTTGGNPYGTSVTVDGEGNMVESVEPAVKHQTRRTIQIAEAVKNGLK
- a CDS encoding DoxX family protein, whose product is MAAFGLLVIRLVVGLTFAAHGTQKLFGWFGGHGVQGTGGFFESIGIKPGRTMALLAGISEVAGGLLFAAGFLTPLGALLIIGTMIVAIVKVHGANGYWATENGTEYNVMLIVVALGVALVGAGSFSIDALLFA
- a CDS encoding aldo/keto reductase; its protein translation is MLKNLQSTKTLHNGIEIPYVGLGVYQMKDPSETVQAVRTAIQSGYRSIDTAAIYDNEESVGQGVKEGGVAREDLFITSKVWNSDQGYDTTLKAFETSLKKLEMDYLDMYLIHWPVEGKYNDTWKAMERLHGEGLIKSIGVSNFHQHHLEDLMKNGNEKPVLNQIELHPRLNQEKIREFCASHNIAVEAWSPIAQGRVLDEPTLNHIAEKHEKSAAQVILRWHLQNDVIIIPKSVHENRIKENADLFNFELSLEEMNQINQLNLDERFGPDPDNFDF
- the helD gene encoding RNA polymerase recycling motor HelD, yielding MTKESPIHPDFSIESERLEFTKRYIDVVISTSLTSKEKYKENMEKAFGDIDWGESSAAYIDILTNSSFFEMSKEELESLTKAKTKPYFARIDFQHEGSGKVEKHYIGKTSLYQRENQEQIIVDWRSPIANLYYEGRIGDVSYEAEGETYEGDLSLKRQYMIEDGLLEEIRDIDLTTTDELLQDSLAKSSSNRLTEIISTIQEEQNRIIRADLNKPIIVQGAAGSGKTTIALHRISYFIYNYKQHFDPRQLMILAPSNLFIDYISEALPELGVERVRQTTFTDYVMTCLEKKLTIVEDHKLIQLIETHDEKVETASWISGFKGSKAFRRILEHYIEEVEQRFYTSKDFYVDKYKLYTAKRFTHLFKEEYTYMPIYRRMDKLKSLLQSYVRSNKKQMVEKVEKFFDERIETALFERSKAGNRKEYVSKALDKKIERVDEIKKAIRTSVNGYMKQFEKKNLHQYFIELFSDPVRLASYSKGELSGRQAEQLCQYTLKYAKKKQYEVEDLAILLYLQSHLFGIDKFHKAKNIVIDEAQDYSYMQLYSLKRALETDMFTLVGDLAQGIHSYRGLQSWEPVYRDIFPRATYTELQKSYRTTIEIMEEANKLLSLLPYDFPKVNPVVRHGDAPSFDEYVDVDELASFIENKVDSGRKEGFQTFAVIGKSMKDCVEISEILQERQPGKVKLLEEQESIPKDQIVVVPSYLSKGLEFDVVIIAAVEESFNRENELDIKLQYVAMTRPLHKLAFIGKKREQFIGQ